From Portunus trituberculatus isolate SZX2019 chromosome 37, ASM1759143v1, whole genome shotgun sequence, one genomic window encodes:
- the LOC123514006 gene encoding uncharacterized protein LOC123514006, translating to MAYQQVHLTPDAISEDESNLLKLMKMGHGIARSVLYKIFLWGTKQKEDESVEHYLLNTQGYSKERYKKYFDLYQRQILSDKDKECEFDVTTLFNVIRHTCDKLETTPDVWKIENDNRLEGLVTAIKKFRNDHSHKFVGVSLEEMIVRSRHLRDLLEKALMVAGNLYDKSDEAVQEVKKIEEAIEAVRSQQLIKSDIDSYGAILENEKLKYFLKIEGAKELREKYKDLCQLNPVYFLESEGVLLDVSMVFTQIEVENAGKKAKGFHVPCHEILTFCRNNNTLKHNANVESPEAYLIEGPAGAGKTTLMKYFKSVWLNKKKSILGLDEYDLLLVFECRNTSLSSFSQLLCQLMPKTNATYFRKDELLKFTLDLKTLILVDGLDELNSYSERVFLDIINQNNKNLVVLCTSRPEKARHFKMHVPSTFHTAHLKIIGIADNRKEEFVRRYHEEMWKHGRSKQDTEDLINYIKNSESHLKSHYRLPLNLVLLTWLWADDPREVTPVTTSCELYIQTHNLMKKKLLERLIHHKDTCGVDYQDLQEKIKDVMYSIYKAALLSLNEDAIEYLLPKTVDQIKVTCTANKLPARETLSAFFVIKVVEEEEKVSVPHKLLHDFYAAQCIVQNLFNENQESKIKSLMQKLSVFLNMEDVDPIMKQALLSKAALTPTAPKPGSLKAVIDDLCIRESGKMNKYQSMLLHVAGIIYALHGPEVREWIAKEIVELLKESELGVRDDNQWFDLCELTKNEPIVISHISRHISKSITITDKRIGAALLMLQEARPKEISVSICRKTRDIPELQDLMTRIADVESQLDLSFWEDFWEPDSLPSNDQQVRTVSKRCNLGKVVCHVSGSVLAEMQGTNVYLNLAVTSDVAAQEVMVQLCNLRPNLKVNGLCLHLTTDVSPGVLRKMEDIGMLCLAVSGVQDSSIMAVCEMAKAVMPPNSILMDLRFPRAEVTYLGWVNLLKTVKKARIGVAHISIPEEVVLLQKEHDWLENFAHKKIAIRCAFRRLGKEQMHEASFSAI from the exons ATGGCCTATCAGCAGGTCCACCTTACTCCTGATGCCATCAGTGAAGATGAATCAAACCTTTTAAAGTTAATGAAGATGGGACATGGTATAGCACGTTCAGTCCTGTACAAGATCTTTCTTTGGGGAACAaagcagaaggaagatgaaTCTGTGGAACATTATTTACTCAATACTCAGGGATACTCCAAGGAAcgttacaaaaaatattttgaccTATATCAACGCCAAATATTgtcagataaagataaagaatgtGAATTTGATGTAACAACTTTATTTAACGTGATCAGACATACATGTGATAAACTGGAGACAACTCCTGATGtttggaaaatagaaaatgataatagattAGAAGGGCTTgtaacagcaataaaaaaattTCGGAATGATCACAGTCATAAATTTGTTGGAGTTTCATTGGAAGAGATGATTGTAAGATCCAGACACTTGAGGGATCTGTTAGAGAAAGCTTTGATGGTGGCTGGAAATCTGTATGACAAGTCTGATGAAGCTGtccaagaagtgaaaaaaattgaggaagcaATTGAAGCTGTCAGGAGCCAGCAGTTAATCAAATCAGATATTGATAGTTATGGAGCAATTTTAGAGAATGAAAAGCTAAAATATTTCTTGAAAATAGAAGGTGCTAAAGaattaagggaaaaatataaagatctGTGCCAACTCAACCCTGTTTATTTCTTAGAGAGCGAAGGAGTGCTTCTTGATGTCAGTATGGTCTTCACACAAATTGAAGTggaaaatgctggaaaaaaggcaaaaggtTTTCATGTACCATGCCATGAGATTCTGACATTTTGCAGGAACAATAATACATTGAAGCATAATGCCAATGTAGAAAGTCCTGAAGCTTATCTTATTGAGGGCCCAGCAGGAGCTGGCAAAACAACCCTAATGAAATATTTTAAGTCTGTGTGGTTGAATAAGAAGAAATCCATATTAGGTCTTGATGAGTATGATCTCCTCTTAGTTTTTGAGTGCAGGAACACCTcactctcatctttttctcaacTTCTGTGTCAGCTGATGCCTAAGACAAATGCCACATATTTTAGAAAAGATGAACTTTTGAAATTCACTCTTGATTTGAAGACACTTATTTTAGTAGATGGGCTAGATGAACTGAATTCTTATTCTGAAAGAGTATTCTTAGAtataataaatcaaaataataaaaatctagTTGTGTTATGTACATCACGTCCAGAAAAGGCAAGGCATTTCAAGATGCATGTGCCTTCCACATTCCATACTGCTCATCTCAAGATCATTGGCATTGCTgataacagaaaggaagaatttGTTAGGAGGTATCATGAAGAAATGTGGAAGCATGGCAGAAGCAAGCAGGATACAGAGGATCTCATTAATTACATTAAGAATTCTGAATCTCATCTCAAGAGTCATTATCGACTGCCCCTTAACTTGGTATTACTCACATGGCTCTGGGCTGATGACCCCCGTGAAGTAACTCCTGTAACAACATCTTGTGAAttgtacatacagacacacaacctcatgaaaaaaaaacttttggaaAGACTAATCCATCATAAAGATACTTGTGGTGTTGATTATCAAGACTTgcaggaaaaaattaaggatgTTATGTATAGTATCTATAAAGCAGCTCTACTATCTCTAAATGAAGATGCAATTGAATATTTGTTACCAAAGACTGTGGATCAAATTAAGGTCACATGTACAGCTAACAAGTTGCCTGCCAGAGAGACTCTGTCTGCCTTTTTTGTAATCAAGgtcgtagaagaagaagaaaaagtgagtgTACCACACAAACTTCTTCATGACTTTTATGCAGCGCAGTGCATAGTGCAGAATTTATTCAATGAAAACCAAGAAAGTAAAATCAAGTCTCTTATGCAAAAGCTATCTGTGTTTTTGAACATGGAGGATGTTGATCCTATAATGAAACAGGCTCTTCTTAGTAAGGCTGCATTGACCCCTACTGCTCCAAAGCCAGGTTCCTTGAAAGCTGTGATTGATGATCTTTGCATCAGAGAGTctggaaaaatgaataaataccagAGCATGTTACTACATGTGGCAGGGATAATTTATGCCTTACATGGTCCTGAAGTTCGAGAATGGATTGCCAAGGAAATTGTTGAATTATTAAAAGAGTCTGAACTTGGTGTAAGAGATGACAATCAGTGGTTTGACCTTTGTGAACTGACAAAGAATGAACCAATTGTCATCAGCCATATTTCTAGACACATATCAAAAAGTATAACTATAACTGATAAACGTATAGGAGCAGCTCTTCTCATGTTGCAAGAAGCAAGGCCCAAAGAAATCTCTGTTAGTATTTGCAGAAAAACCAGAGATATCCCAGAATTACAAGACTTGATGACTAGAATTGCAGATGTTGAATCTCAGCTAGATTTGAGTTTTTGGGAGGACTTCTGGGAGCCTGACTCCTTACCCAGCAATGATCAACAAGTTCGGACTGTCTCAAAAAG ATGTAATCTTGGGAAGGTGGTGTGTCATGTGAGTGGAAGCGTCCTGGCTGAGATGCAAGGTACAAATGTCTATCTGAATTTGGCTGTGACCAGTGATGTGGCTGCACAAGAAGTCATGGTCCAGCTTTGCAACTTGAGGCCAAACTTAAAGGTTAATGGATTAT GCCTACATTTAACTACTGATGTATCCCCTGGAGTcttgaggaagatggaggacatTGGCATGTTGTGCTTAGCTGTGAGTGGAGTGCAGGATTCTAGCATCATGGCTGTATGTGAGATGGCAAAGGCTGTCATGCCTCCAAACTCTAT CTTGATGGATCTCCGATTTCCACGGGCAGAAGTCACATATTTGGGCTGGGTTAATTTATTGAAGACTGTGAAGAAGGCTCGGATAGGTGTTGCCCATATATCCATCCCAGAGGAAGTAGTGTTGCTGCAGAAAGAACATGATTGGCTTGAAAATTTTGCTCATAAAAAAATAGCTATAAGATGTGCCTTTCGCAG ACTTGGGAAGGAGCAGATGCATGAGGCATCATTTTCTGCCATTTAA
- the LOC123514009 gene encoding eukaryotic translation initiation factor 3 subunit C-like codes for MTSRFFMSDSESESDSSEEEIVPEPPGISSSVFVFSEDEDETKRVVRSAKEKRYEELKNIIKNIKNYKKNRDMASLLSSFEDVCRAYSKALPVVQKEEGGRTPRFYIRCLAELDDFIQSVWEDKAGRKSMSKNNAKGLTTLRQKYRKYAKDYEADIAVFRENPDAPDSDAEVEHDEQEDDSDDDNIMDRGPAAFGKEVAPSKTTSKITKGSEDEDDDDDDSFDWGHDSEDESSSSDGDGGIDSLRKKFLKDKRERDEDDLKRRKKRGQREIKTKDEESDDDVGWERVKKGSSMPMEKPKMFGKDDEINVTSVHKKLNEIMAARGKKGTDRKEQIELLHELLNVARDNNLGPAIYVKIQFNIIMSVYDYNPSVSDPMKTEFWEKVLVKIDELLDMLIENPELTIGEQVTEETESLEKTPYLVRGCVLTIVDRMDEEFIKLLKACDAHSNEYIVSLRDEIRVCAIIDKLLKYKEEKGMPADICRVYLRKIEHLYYKYEPRAAKQAVGELPTTDDTTLAEMDRLCKYIYVRDNTDRLRTRAVLCHIYHMSLHDKWYEARDLMLMAHLQETIHHSDLPTQILYNRTMVQLGLCAFRHGNIKEAHNALLDIQSGGRAKELLAQGLLPQRQHERTTEQEKQEKQRQIPFHQHINLEMLECVYLVSAMLIEIPYMAAHEFDARRRMISKSFHHQLKNSERQSLVGPPESMREHVVAASKAMRNGNWKQCRNLLLNDKMNAKVWDLFHEADRVRKMLGGKIQEESLRTYLFTYSHVYDSISLVKLSDMFELPYSTVHAIISKMIINEEIMASLDEPTSCLVMHRTEPSSLQSLSLQLADKLYNLVENNERILDQKPFFTRGMQGGGYRDRREKGNWGDRRDRRDQNIHRRGDRD; via the exons ATGACTTCCAGGTTCTTCATGTCTGACTCCGAGTCGGAGTCAGACTCAAGCGAGGAGGAGATTGTTCCCGAGCCACCCGGAATCTCATCTTCAGTGTTTGTG TTcagtgaagatgaagatgaaactaAAAGAGTGGTGCGTTCAGCCAAGGAGAAACGTTATGAAGAACTCAAAAATATCATCAAGAACATCAAGAACTACAAGAAGAATAGGGATATGGCAAGCTTGCTATCAA GCTTTGAGGATGTGTGTCGGGCTTACAGCAAAGCCTTACCTGTTGTACAGAAAGAGGAGGGTGGACGCACCCCAAGGTTCTACATCCGATGCCTGGCTGAACTGGATGACTTCATACAGTCTGTTTGGGAAGACAAGGCTGGAAG GAAGAGCATGTCAAAGAACAATGCCAAGGGTCTCACTACCTTACGTCAAAAGTATCGTAAATACGCCAAGGATTACGAGGCAGACATTGCAGTGTTCCGGGAGAACCCTGATGCTCCAGACTCTGATGCTGAGGTGGAGCATGATGAACAAGAggatgacagtgatgatgacaACATCATGGATCGTGGCCCTGCAGCCTTTGGGAAGGAAGTTGCACCCTCCAA AACTACCAGTAAGATCACCAAGGGAAGTGAGGAtgaagatgacgatgatgatgacagcttTGACTGGGGTCATGATTCTGAAGATGAGTCTTCCTCTTCAGACGGTGATGGCGGCATAGACTCCCTCAG GAAGAAATTCTTGAAGGATAAGAGGGAGCGGGATGAAGATgatttgaagaggaggaaaaagaggggccAAAGAGAAATCAAGACCAAGGATGAAGagagtgatgatgatgtaggATGGGAGAGAGTCAAGAAGGGCTCCTCTATGCCAATG GAAAAACCAAAAATGTTTGGAAAGGACGATGAGATCAATGTGACCTCTGTCCACAAAAAACTCAATGAGATCATGGCAGCCAGGGGTAAGAAGGGCACTGATCGCAAGGAGCAGATTGAGCTGCTACACGAGCTGCTCAACGTGGCTCGTGACAACAACCTTGGCCCAGCCATCTATGTCAAGATCCAATTCAACATCATCATGTCCGTCTATGACTACAACCCCTCTGTCTCAGATCCCATGAAGACAGAGTTCTGGGAGAAG GTGCTGGTGAAGATTGATGAGCTGCTGGACATGCTGATCGAGAACCCTGAACTAACTATTGGGGAGCAGGTCACTGAGGAGACGGAAAGCTTAGAAAAGACTCCTTATCTGGTGCGTGGGTGTGTGCTCACCATTGTGGACCGCATGGATGAGGAGTTCATCAAACTATTGAAG GCATGTGATGCTCACAGCAATGAATATATTGTGAGTTTGCGTGACGAGATCCGTGTTTGTGCCATCATCGACAAGCTCTTGAaatacaaggaggagaagggaatgcCAGCCGATATCTGTCGTGTGTACCTTCGAAAGATTGAACATCTCTACTACAAGTATGAGCCTCGTGCAGCCAAGCAAGCTGTG GGAGAACTGCCTACTACAGATGACACCACACTAGCCGAGATGGACCGCTTATGCAAGTATATTTATGTGCGAGACAACACAGATCGTCTCCGAACCCGGGCTGTGTTGTGCCACATCTACCACATGTCCCTCCATGACAAGTGGTATGAGGCACGTGACCTCATGCTTATGGCTCACTTACAG GAGACCATCCACCACTCTGATCTGCCAACACAAATCCTGTACAACCGCACCATGGTTCAACTGGGACTGTGTGCCTTCCGTCATGGCAACATCAAGGAGGCTCATAATGCTCTGCTGGACATCCAGTCTGGTGGCCGTGCCAAGGAGCTGCTGGCCCAGGGGCTTCTGCCTCAG AGGCAGCATGAGAGGAccacagaacaagaaaaacaagagaagcagCGGCAGATCCCTTTCCATCAACACATCAACCTGGAG atgctggagtgtgtgtaCTTGGTGTCAGCTATGCTTATAGAAATACCTTACATGGCTGCCCATGAGTTTGATGCTCGACGCCGCATGATCTCAAAGTCCTTCCATCACCAACTGAAGAACTCTGAACGGCAGTCCCTTGTGGGGCCTCCAGAAAGTATGAGGGAGCATGTGGTAGCCGCCTCCAAGGCCATGCGTAATGGCAACTGGAAGCAGTGTAG GAATCTGCTGCTGAATGACAAGATGAATGCCAAAGTATGGGACTTGTTCCATGAAGCTGACCGTGTTAGGAAGATGCTGGGAGGAAAGATCCAAGAGGAGAGTCTACGTACCTATCTGTTCACCTACTCCCATGTGTATGACTCCATCTCCCTGGTGAAGCTGTCAGATATGTTTGAGCTGCCATACAGTACTGTGCATGCCATCATCAGCAAGATGATCATCAATGAGGAAATAATG GCCTCGCTGGATGAACCAACATCATGCCTAGTGATGCACCGCACAGAGCCATCCTCCCTtcagtccctctccctccagttGGCAGACAAGCTGTACAATTTGGTGGAGAACAATGAGCGTATTTTGGATCAGAAGCCCTTTTTCACCCGCGGCATGCAG GGCGGTGGGTACCGTGACCGCCGGGAAAAGGGCAACTGGGGAGACCGTAGAGACCGCCGAGACCAAAACATCCACCGCCGTGGTGACAGAGATTAA